The following proteins are co-located in the Manihot esculenta cultivar AM560-2 chromosome 9, M.esculenta_v8, whole genome shotgun sequence genome:
- the LOC110623383 gene encoding nuclear transcription factor Y subunit C-3: MDQQGHGHPPATGIMSTAGQMPYGTNPYQMNQMSSAQNPGSVGTVQSAGQPAGSQLAQHQLAYQQLHHQQQQQLQQQLQTFWVNQYQKLDKVVDFKNHSLPLARIKKIMKADEDVRMISAEAPVVFARACEMFILELTLRSWNHTEENKRRTLQKNDIAAAITRTDIFDFLVDIVPREDLKDEVLASIANETMPVGGPADALPYGYIPPQHVAQDGTPGMIIGRPMMDSAIYAQHSHSYMAQQMWPHQGSEEQQSPSGH, translated from the coding sequence ATGGATCAACAAGGACATGGACATCCCCCAGCTACAGGAATAATGAGTACTGCTGGTCAGATGCCATATGGCACAAATCCTTATCAGATGAACCAAATGTCTTCTGCCCAAAATCCAGGGTCAGTTGGAACCGTGCAATCTGCTGGGCAGCCAGCAGGATCTCAGCTGGCACAGCATCAACTTGCATATCAGCAACTCCACCATCAACAGCAACAGCAACTACAGCAACAACTTCAGACTTTCTGGGTGAATCAGTATCAAAAATTGGACAAGGTTGTTGACTTCAAGAATCATAGCCTTCCCCTAGCAAGGATCAAGAAGATAATGAAGGCTGATGAGGATGTAAGGATGATATCAGCTGAGGCCCCTGTTGTATTTGCCAGGGCGTGTGAAATGTTTATTTTAGAACTGACCTTGCGATCCTGGAATCATACAGAAGAGAACAAAAGGAGGACATTACAAAAGAATGACATTGCAGCAGCCATCACTAGGACTGATATTTTTGATTTCTTAGTTGACATTGTTCCAAGGGAGGATCTGAAAGATGAAGTACTGGCTTCAATAGCTAATGAAACGATGCCTGTTGGAGGGCCTGCTGATGCACTCCCGTATGGTTATATACCACCTCAGCATGTAGCTCAAGATGGAACTCCTGGGATGATAATTGGTAGACCTATGATGGACTCAGCCATCTATGCGCAGCATTCTCATTCCTATATGGCGCAACAGATGTGGCCACACCAGGGATCGGAAGAACAACAATCACCCTCAGGTCATTAA
- the LOC110622479 gene encoding increased DNA methylation 2, whose product MEPLVQSTNCLVATGSESIAASSRRPNSNQRFLLYFIFSTYFRPHLKEEFPQKSVLQRVAEGLSAYTSDQLAGSHMKTVEVERVYYYALRKVEKSLAVKLPILHQFFHGSMPTSENDLTAVYPQFPDLFPPQLHPHSRFKNKYRTIENIIFIHDPDTSYIKPEEIERFKRLTGLENLLLDGQAARCHISLDDNTLYNVPVQEAESIRDFPLVNHSHRSRRAKRPASTLQSVGQHVHDVDNALPPLQSSTTLPIKDDTRTVDKADPGIFFLPSCPNNKERDQMMAASKSGLALTGSAAMGQVGPSIGLVDIGECEDAYMFRVSLPGVKRDWQEFSCEVEDDGKVLIKGVTTTGESTVYRFSQTFKMQSKNLCSPGEFSVAFQLPGPVDPQQFIGKFGIDGILEGIVMKQRH is encoded by the exons ATGGAACCTCTGGTTCAATCTACAAACTGTCTTGTTGCTACGGGGTCAGAATCCATTGCTGCATCAAGTAGGAGGCCTAATAGCAACCAGCGTTTCCTCCTTTACTTCATCTTTAGTACCTACTTTCGGCCTCACCTGAAAGAGGAGTTCCCACAAAAGTCAGTTTTGCAAAGGGTAGCTGAGGGCCTGTCAGCATATACTTCAGATCAACTAGCTGGTTCACACATGAAAACAGTAGAAGTGGAGCGGGTGTACTATTATGCACTTCGGAAAGTGGAAAAATCTCTTGCTGTGAAATTACCTATATTGCACCAATTCTTTCATGGCAGTATGCCTACCTCTGAAAATGACCTCACTGCTGTTTACCCTCAGTTTCCTGATCTCTTTCCTCCACAACTGCATCCTCATTCACGGTTCAAAAACAAGTATAGAACCATAGAAAACATTATATTCATTCATGACCCAGATACCTCTTACATTAAGCCAGAAGAAATTGAAAGGTTTAAGAGGCTAACTGGGCTCGAGAATCTCCTATTGGATGGACAGGCTGCAAGATGCCATATATCTCTGGATGACAATACTTTATATAATGTGCCAGTGCAGGAAGCTGAATCCATCAGAGACTTTCCTCTTGTCAATCATTCTCATAGATCTCGCAGAGCAAAACGTCCTGCTAGCACCTTGCAATCTGTAGGGCAGCATGTCCACGATGTGGATAATGCTTTACCTCCACTACAGAGTTCTACAACTCTGCCAATCAAAGATGACACCAGAACTGTGGATAAGGCCGATCCAGGGATATTCTTTCTTCCTTCCTGCCCAAATAACAAAGAGAGGGACCAAATGATGGCTGCTTCTAAAAGTGGATTGGCACTGACTGGTAGTGCTGCTATGGGGCAGGTTGGACCAAGTATTGGACTTGTGGACATTGGTGAATGCGAGGATGCATATATGTTTCGCGTATCTCTTCCTGGGGTGAAAAGAGATTGGC AGGAATTCAGTTGTGAAGTTGAAGATGACGGTAAGGTTCTAATAAAGGGTGTGACGACGACCGGTGAGAGTACTGTATACAGGTTCTCGCAAACCTTCAAAATGCAATCAAAGAACCTTTGTTCACCAGGAGAGTTTTCTGTTGCATTTCAACTGCCTGGTCCTGTTGATCCTCAGCAGTTTATTGGCAAGTTCGGCATAGATGGAATTCTGGAGGGAATTGTGATGAAACAGAGACATTGA